The DNA segment AAGAAAAGCTATAATTGAAGTAGCCTCAGAAACTATATCAACTACAGATATTTTTAATTATATAAATAGTAAAATGGCTCAGTCTAAGATTAATAATTTACAATTTAGTATGTTGTTTTCTGAAATAGACATTGATTTTTTAAATGGACTTATAAGAAATGCAGAATTAGAATTGTGTAAAGAGTTTAGTGATGAAGCTTATGGAAATTTAATAACACATTTAGCAATAATGATAAAAAGAATTCAGCTTAACAAAAAAATTTATCTACCAGGGGTTGATATTAAATCAATAGAGAAGTACAAAGAGTATGAAGCTGCTAGAAATATTGTGTATAAGATTGAAAAAAAATATGAAATACAGGTGCCTAGAGAAGAAACAGAATATATTACTCTTCATTTACTAGGGGCTAAAGTATTGAAAACAAATGAAATATTTGATATAGATGACTGCAAATACGATGATTTATATGACGTGGCAAGAATAATGACAGAAGAAATTGAGAAAATATACAATGTAAATTTTCAAAAGGATAAGATGAAAATTATTGAAAGCCTTGTACTTCATTTAAGGCCTTCAATATATAGAATCAAATTTGGACTTAAACTTGTAAATCCTCTTTTTCAGGAGGTAACTAGTAAATATAAGAATTTATTTTTAAATACAAAGCATGTAATTAAACACCTAGAGAAGTATATAGGCTGTGAAATTAACGACCAAGAGATATCTTACATAACACTTCACTTTGGGGCAGCTCTTGAAAACGTTAAGGAAGGTATAAATAAAGTAGCAAGAGTGGTTTTAGTTTGTGGTACGGGTATAGGTACGGCGAATATGATTGCATCGCAAATATCTAAAAAATTTAATGTGGAAGTTGTAAATACAGCGTCCTATAGAAGTGTTAAAAGTATTGATCCAAATAGTTATGACTTTATCATAAGTACAGTTGATATAGAAGGGATAAATTCTAAAAATTACATTAAGATAAGCCCACTACTTTTAAGTAAGGATTATGATAAACTCCAAAAGTACCTTCAGATAAAATATGTGCCTAAAGAGGGTAATGATGAGTACTTAGTTAATAGACTTATAAGTATTGTGGAAAAAAATGCGGTTATAAAAGATAGGCAACAGCTACAACTAGAATTTTTATATGAATTAAAAGGAAATAGAAAAAATGTTTTAGAAAGAAGGATTATATATATGCTTGATGATTTATTAAATAAAGATATGATAAAACTTAATGTGGATTGTCATTCTTGGGAAGATGCCGTTAAAGCTGGTACTTCTTTATTAATAAAGAAAGATTATGTTAAAAAATCTTATGAAGATGCAATATTTAACAATTTCAAAGAAATGGGACCTTATATGGTGGTAGCACCAGGAATAGTACTTTCACATGCTAGACCGGAAAATGGTGTAAATAAATTGTCTATGAGTTTAGTTACTTTAAAAGAGCCAGTTAAATTTGGTAGTGATACAAATGATCCTGTAAAATTAGTGATTACTCTTGCTGCTATAGACAATGAATGTCATTTGAAAGCTTTATCACAGCTTATGGAATTGTTTATGAATAATGATGATTTACAAAAAATTATGAGGGCAACAAATAAAGAAGAAGTTCTGAAAGTAATAACTAGATACTCAAAATAAATAACTTAACTTCTGCAAAATAAAAAGTTAAATTGGTAGTATTACCAAAAAATAAATATGGCACACTGACCTTATCCGTGATATATAAAAGTTACTACTCAATTAAAACACGGGAGGTTGTCAGTATGCCAAGTAAATTTACTAATCATATTGTATCCATTAATGATGAACTTTACAATTACTTAAATGATGTAAATTATGGAATGAGTAAACCTCAATTTCATCATATATCCACTATTATTAATGGATTAATAAATTTAGATGGCACTAAATCTTTATTAAAGATTTCAGAATATATACTAGCTGCTAAAAGCAGCAGTTCCATATATAGATTTTTGAGTAACTCTAAATGGGACGATAGTCTCATAGATAGAAATCGTATTAATTATTTAAAACTACATTTTAATAAACTCATAAAGCCTAAATCCGTAGGATTCTTAGTTATAGATGATACTGTTAATCCAAAAACTCAAGCAAAGAAGATGCAAGGATTAAGCTATAATCATTGCCATACAGAAGGTAAAAATCTTTGGTCCCACTGTGTAGTTACTTCTAATTTTGTAGCAGAGGATATGTCTATTCCGCTAAACTATAAGTCTTATTTTAACGAAGAAAACTGCAAAAATCATAATAAAAAATTTATGAGTAAACCAGATATAGCTTTAGGTTTTATTAATTCTTTTGAAAAACCTTCTAACTGCGATAAAATATATTGTCTTACTGATAGTTGGTACACTAGCGAAAAGTTAATTAATGGTTGTATTTTAAAAGGTTTTAACTTTATTGGGGCTTTAAAATCTAATAGAAAAATCTCTCCATTAGGAATTTCAATGCAAATTAAGGAATTTGCTAAATATATAAATCCATCTACCTTAGATGTAGTTACCGTCGAAGGTAAGGATTATAGAGTATATAAATACGAAGGCAAAGTTTCAAAGATTGAAAATGCATTAGCCTTAATTTGCTATGAAGTTGATGGGGACAGCTTTAAAGAACCAGTATATCTAATGTCTACAGACATAGAACTTAGTAATAAAGCTATAATAAAATACTATCTATATAGATGGAACATTGAAACTAATTACAAATATCTTAAAACACACTTAGGTTTTGACGAATATAAAGTTCAAGGTATACTCTCTATCGAGAGGTATTTTCTACTTACATTTTTAGCAATCAATTTTTTAGAGATTTATAGATTATATAATCCTAAAAAACTTGAAACCATTGGTGATACTATAAAGTCTATAAAAAGCCTATCGGCTAAAGAATTGGTGCGTTTTGTTTATGAGGAAGCTAAAAATGATATACCTTTAGACACAATACTTGCTGAATTAAAATTAGTTTCTTAAAAAATTTTGTAAGTTACTTATAGGGAAAGTATAGAATTAAATGCTGTAACTATATTCCTATTAAAGAACTTACATCTATATTTGGGTTTTTAGCTTTTAAAATTAAAGAAGTTAAGTAAATAATTTAAAATTTGAAAACTGTTAGAAAAATAAGGAGGAGTAAATATGAAAATATTAGTATGTTGTGGAAGTGGACTTGGAAGTAGTTTTATGATTGAAATGAATATTAATAAGGTATTAAAAGAGTTAAATGTAAATGCACAGGTGGATCATTCAGACTTATCTTCAGCAGCAGGGATTAAAGCAGACCTTTATGTTGGTACAAGAGATATTGCATCTCAATTGACATCTCTAGGTGATGTAATTTCACTAAATAACATGATAGATATTGGTGAACTTAAAGAAAAATTATCGGATTACTTTACTAAAAAGGGTTTATTATAATTCATACAGCTAATTTTCAATTAGCTGTATGAATTAATAAAATAATAACAAAAGGAGGAATATTATGTTAAAATTAATACTTGATATTTTAAGTGTTCCTGCAATATTAGTTGGACTTATAGCGATGATAGGACTTATAGCACAACAAAAATCAAAATCAGACATTTTTAAAGGAACAATAAAAACAATACTTGGATTTCTAGTTCTTGGCGGTGGTGCAGGAATAGCAGTTGGCGCATTAAATCATTTTGGAACTATGTTTCAACAAGGATTTGGTATTAGAGGAATAGTACCACATAATGAAGCAATAGTTGCGCTTGCACTTAAAACCTATGGTACACAAACAGCGCTTATAATGGCTTTTGGTATGATAGCAAATATATTAATAGCTAGATTTACAAAGCTAAAGTATATATTTTTAACAGGACATCATACTTTATATATGGCATGTATGATAGCAGCTATATTAGTAGCTGGAGGAATGAAAGGAACTCCACTAATAGTTGTGGGTTCAATAATTTTAGGATTTATAATGGCTGTTTTCCCAGCAATGGCACAACCTATTATGAGAAAAATTACAGGTACAGATGACGTAGCTTTTGGACATTTCGGTACAACAGGATATTTAGTTTCAGCAGGTATTGGTAAGTTAGTAGGAAAAGGTTCAAAATCTACAGAAGATATGAACTTCCCTCAAGGATTATCATTTTTAAGAGATAGTTCAGTAGCTGTTAGTTTAACAATGGGTATTCTTTATGTAATTGTTGCTATAGCTTGTGGCAGCACATATGTTGAAACAAAATTAAGTGGTGGACAAAACTTTATAGTATTTTCAATTATTCAGGCTATAACTTTTGCAGGTGGAGTATATGTAATACTTTCTGGTGTTAGATTGATACTTGCAGAAATAGTTCCAGCATTTAGAGGAATCGCAATGAAATTAGTGCCAAACGCAAAACCAGCACTTGACTGTCCAGTGGTTTATCCATATGCACCTAATGCAGTTCTTATAGGATTCTTATCAAGTTTTCTTGGTGGTATAGTTGGAATGGTTATATTGATAGCATTAAAAGCTCCAGTTATTCTTCCAGGGGTTGTTCCTCACTTCTTCTGTGGTGCCACAGCTGGTGTATTTGGTAATGCTACAGGTGGTAAAAGAGGTGCCTTCTTTGGAGCATTTGTTCATGGTTTACTTATAACTTTCCTACCAGTATTATTACTTCCAGTACTTGGCGGATTAGGATATGCAAACACTACATTTAGTGATGCTGATTTTGGTATAGTAGGTATACTTCTTGGAAATTTATTAAAGATATTTATTCACTAATACAAAAAATAGGATAGGTAATGGATCATTATCTATCCTGAAAATAAAATAAATTATATAAAAAACACAAATATATTTTAATATATAAAATTGAACTAGTAAACAAAGATATTTAAAAATATTTATTTTATGGATGCTTACTGTAGTTATTAAGTATTATATAAAAATAGACATAATGAGAGTTAAGCCCATGAATAATAATATATTATATAGTGCTTTAATATAGGATTTGCTTTAAGTATCTTTAGCAAATCCTATATTTTTAACCCCAATATTTATATTAAATAAATATTTAATGCATAAAAGGTTATTTAGGTACATGAAAAGAAATAACAAGTCAAAGATGCTAGTATATTTTGTGTCAGACAAGGAAGCAGGTTCTGTCGATAGTAGGACTATCGTCGGGTTCTGCTGACGCAGTATGACGCAAAATAGACTAGTATACTGACTTATTATTTATTTGAATGTGACTTAATATTAAATGCAATAAAAGGAGGAATAAAAATGGATAAGAAGGAAATTCAATTGTTGGAAGAAAAAAGCAAGATAATACGTAGGCTTATTATTAATCAAATAGCAAAACTAGGACAGGGACATGTAGGCGGAAGTCTTTCAGCTGTGGAAGCTCTAGTAGTTTTATATAATAAGGTAATGAATATAGACCCTAAAAATCCTAAAATGAAGGGAAGAGATAGGTTTGTAATGTCAAAAGGACATGCAGGTCCGGCAGTATACTCAGTTTTAGCGGAGAAGGGATATTTTGACATTTCAGAATTAGATACTTTAAATAAGCCGGAAACTAACTTACCTAGTCACTGCGATATGAATAAAACCAAAGGTGTTGACATGACAGTTGGTTCATTAGGACAAGGTATATCTTGTGCAGTAGGTATGGCTAAAGCATCAAAAATAATGAAGGATAATGCATATATTTATTGTATGGTTGGAGATGGTGAGAGTCAGGAAGGACAGGTTTGGGAAGCAGCCATGACTTCTGTACAGTTTAAATTAAATAATCTTATATGTTTTACAGATTATAATAAGATTCAGTTAGATGGTACTTTAGAGGAAATAATGAATGTAGCTCCATTAGATAAAAAATGGGAAGCTTTTGGATGGAATGTTATAACTGTTGATGGACATGACATAGAGAAAATTTATAATGCAATTGAAGAAGCTAAAGAATCTAAATCAAAGCCTACAATGATTATTTTAGAAACTATAAAAGGTAAAGGAGTTTCATTTATAGAGAAAATGGGAACTGCTAATCACAGTATGCCAATTACGGAAGAACAAAGAGTACAAGCATTAAAAGAGTTAGAATAGGAGGGGAACTTAATGTTAGAAAATAAAGAGATGAGAAAAGTATTGTGTGAAGAGTTAGAAAAATTAATGACTGAGGATGAGAGAATAGTAGTTATAGATGCAGATTTAGCTAAGCCAAACGGTACTATGCCTTTGAGAAGTAAATTTCCAGACAGAGCTTTTGATGTGGGTATTGCAGAACAAAACATGGCTTCCATGGCAGCAGGAATGGCGTCCTATGGATGTATACCATTTATAGCTAGTTTTACACCATTTACTTCAAGAAGAATTTGTG comes from the Haloimpatiens massiliensis genome and includes:
- a CDS encoding BglG family transcription antiterminator, translated to MELNKRCIEILQYLREKYDFIKISELSKKYNVTDRTIRYDIDKVEKFLVKNGFKYFERHHIKGVKLVKQKGLDEFIDKFVNTDTPFKYTYSKEERTKFIITKLLQASSPINVNFFEKVLCVSKNTVLKEMDLIEKWLKTKNLYLIRKPRVGIYVEGSELSKRKAIIEVASETISTTDIFNYINSKMAQSKINNLQFSMLFSEIDIDFLNGLIRNAELELCKEFSDEAYGNLITHLAIMIKRIQLNKKIYLPGVDIKSIEKYKEYEAARNIVYKIEKKYEIQVPREETEYITLHLLGAKVLKTNEIFDIDDCKYDDLYDVARIMTEEIEKIYNVNFQKDKMKIIESLVLHLRPSIYRIKFGLKLVNPLFQEVTSKYKNLFLNTKHVIKHLEKYIGCEINDQEISYITLHFGAALENVKEGINKVARVVLVCGTGIGTANMIASQISKKFNVEVVNTASYRSVKSIDPNSYDFIISTVDIEGINSKNYIKISPLLLSKDYDKLQKYLQIKYVPKEGNDEYLVNRLISIVEKNAVIKDRQQLQLEFLYELKGNRKNVLERRIIYMLDDLLNKDMIKLNVDCHSWEDAVKAGTSLLIKKDYVKKSYEDAIFNNFKEMGPYMVVAPGIVLSHARPENGVNKLSMSLVTLKEPVKFGSDTNDPVKLVITLAAIDNECHLKALSQLMELFMNNDDLQKIMRATNKEEVLKVITRYSK
- a CDS encoding IS701 family transposase, with amino-acid sequence MPSKFTNHIVSINDELYNYLNDVNYGMSKPQFHHISTIINGLINLDGTKSLLKISEYILAAKSSSSIYRFLSNSKWDDSLIDRNRINYLKLHFNKLIKPKSVGFLVIDDTVNPKTQAKKMQGLSYNHCHTEGKNLWSHCVVTSNFVAEDMSIPLNYKSYFNEENCKNHNKKFMSKPDIALGFINSFEKPSNCDKIYCLTDSWYTSEKLINGCILKGFNFIGALKSNRKISPLGISMQIKEFAKYINPSTLDVVTVEGKDYRVYKYEGKVSKIENALALICYEVDGDSFKEPVYLMSTDIELSNKAIIKYYLYRWNIETNYKYLKTHLGFDEYKVQGILSIERYFLLTFLAINFLEIYRLYNPKKLETIGDTIKSIKSLSAKELVRFVYEEAKNDIPLDTILAELKLVS
- a CDS encoding PTS sugar transporter subunit IIB, with the protein product MKILVCCGSGLGSSFMIEMNINKVLKELNVNAQVDHSDLSSAAGIKADLYVGTRDIASQLTSLGDVISLNNMIDIGELKEKLSDYFTKKGLL
- a CDS encoding PTS ascorbate transporter subunit IIC, whose protein sequence is MLKLILDILSVPAILVGLIAMIGLIAQQKSKSDIFKGTIKTILGFLVLGGGAGIAVGALNHFGTMFQQGFGIRGIVPHNEAIVALALKTYGTQTALIMAFGMIANILIARFTKLKYIFLTGHHTLYMACMIAAILVAGGMKGTPLIVVGSIILGFIMAVFPAMAQPIMRKITGTDDVAFGHFGTTGYLVSAGIGKLVGKGSKSTEDMNFPQGLSFLRDSSVAVSLTMGILYVIVAIACGSTYVETKLSGGQNFIVFSIIQAITFAGGVYVILSGVRLILAEIVPAFRGIAMKLVPNAKPALDCPVVYPYAPNAVLIGFLSSFLGGIVGMVILIALKAPVILPGVVPHFFCGATAGVFGNATGGKRGAFFGAFVHGLLITFLPVLLLPVLGGLGYANTTFSDADFGIVGILLGNLLKIFIH
- a CDS encoding transketolase codes for the protein MDKKEIQLLEEKSKIIRRLIINQIAKLGQGHVGGSLSAVEALVVLYNKVMNIDPKNPKMKGRDRFVMSKGHAGPAVYSVLAEKGYFDISELDTLNKPETNLPSHCDMNKTKGVDMTVGSLGQGISCAVGMAKASKIMKDNAYIYCMVGDGESQEGQVWEAAMTSVQFKLNNLICFTDYNKIQLDGTLEEIMNVAPLDKKWEAFGWNVITVDGHDIEKIYNAIEEAKESKSKPTMIILETIKGKGVSFIEKMGTANHSMPITEEQRVQALKELE